GAGTAACCAAAACCGGAGCATGGAGGCGCACAACATCCTCAGCAAACGAGGATTCAGTGTCAGATCCTTTGGAACAGGAACTCATGTGAAACTTCCAGGACCAGCACCAGACAAGCCGAATGTTTATGATTTCAAAACAACATATGATCAGATGTACAATGATCTTCTTAGGAAAGACAAAGAACTCTATACACAGAATGGTATTTTGCACATGTTGGACAGAAATAAGAGAATCAAGCCCCGGCCAGAAAGATTCCAGAACTGTAAAGATTTGTTTGATCTCATCCTTACCTGTGAAGAGAGAGTCTATGACCAGGTAGTAGAAGATTTAAATTCCAGAGAGCAAGAGACCTGCCAGCCAGTGCATGTGATTAATGTGGACATTCAGGACAACCACGAAGAAGCCACCCTAGGAGCCTTTCTCATTTGTGAGCTCTGTCAATGTATACAACATATGGAAGACATGGAAAACGAGATTGATGAGCTGTTACAGGAATTTGAGGAGAAAAGCAGCAGGACTTTCCTCCACACAGTCTGCTTTTACTGATGCCAGCCCTGGCTTCCCAGGCCTAGGAGCTGAACGAAGCATGTGGGTCAAGTTTTCTGACTATTCCCCTACTCTCCCT
This region of Trichosurus vulpecula isolate mTriVul1 chromosome 3, mTriVul1.pri, whole genome shotgun sequence genomic DNA includes:
- the LOC118844766 gene encoding RNA polymerase II subunit A C-terminal domain phosphatase SSU72-like, which codes for MPSSPLRVAAVCSSNQNRSMEAHNILSKRGFSVRSFGTGTHVKLPGPAPDKPNVYDFKTTYDQMYNDLLRKDKELYTQNGILHMLDRNKRIKPRPERFQNCKDLFDLILTCEERVYDQVVEDLNSREQETCQPVHVINVDIQDNHEEATLGAFLICELCQCIQHMEDMENEIDELLQEFEEKSSRTFLHTVCFY